The genomic window CAGATCCTTGTCATATATACGTTTAACAATTAATTTACTCATAATATAACTAGACCTCTTTTGAATTAATTTCAACATAATTGTATCATAGCAAACGTTAATACATTTATAGGAGGTTTTATGGCTACTACTAGAGAAATTGTCTCGTTTAGGGATGTAGCAAAGATTTACCGCGGCAAGCCGGCGGTTTCAGACGTCAACATTACCGTAAAAGAGGGGGAATTCGTTTGTTTCATTGGTACTTCTGGTTCAGGTAAAACGACCACAATGCGAATGATCAACCGAATGTTAGAACCTAGTAAAGGAACAATTATTTTTAAAGGGAAAAATATTAAAAAATATGATCCCGTTAAGCTTAGAAGAACAATTGGATATGTCATCCAGAACAATGGGTTGATGCCTCATATGACTATCAAGGACAACATCACCCTCGTACCAAAATTATTGAAATGGCCTCAGGAAAAAATGGACCAGAAGGCCACCGAATTAATCAAACTTGCTGAATTGCCAGAAAGCTATTTGGATCGTTATCCAGCTGAGTTATCTGGTGGGCAGCAACAAAGAATTGGTGTTGTGCGTGCTTTGGCCGCCGACCAAGATATTATCTTGATGGATGAGCCTTTCGGGGCCCTAGACCCAATCACGCGTGACAACTTACAAGACTTAGTTAAACATCTCCAAGAACAATTAGGTAAGACCATTGTCTTTGTTACCCACGATATGGATGAAGCCTTAAAATTAGCTACTCATATCGTCATCATGGACAGTGGAAAAGTTATCCAAGACGATACGCCAGATAATATTTTGCAGCACCCTGCTAATAACTTCGTTAAAAACCTCTTAGGTGAGGAACGTTTATTGCAAGCTCAACAAAATACTTTATCCGTTGGCGATATCATGTCGAAAAATCCAGCTCACATTACTTTAGGAAAATCTCTTTCAGAAGCAATTTGGGAAATGAGCAGACACCATGTCGACTCATTATTAGTTACCGACGATAGTAAAAAATTAAAAGGTTACATTGATCTCGAAACAATTAACGATCATTATTCAAAGGACCTCAGTGTCAGCGATATTTATGCTAACAACTTGATCAAAGTCCGTGCCGACTCATATTTACGAGATACTAGTGAACGGATCTTGAAACAAGGATACAAATACGTTCCGGTTGTCGACTCTGACAACACACTGATCGGAATCGTTACCCGTGCATCGTTAGTAAACGTCGTTTACGATGCCATCTGGGGTAAGGATGAATTAGAAAATCCCGAAGATGCCAACCTACCTGCTTCGATCACCGAAGGAAGTGAAAAGGCATGATTGACTTTCTCAATCAGCACGGTTCCGAATTGATCATTAAAACTTGGGAACAGATCTATATTTCTGGACTCTCAATTTTATTAGGTATTATCGTTGCTGTTCCGCTCGGAATCCTGTTAACCAGGTTTCCCAAGACGGCTAAATACATAATGTCATTTACTAGTATGTTGCAGACAATCCCGTCTCTAGCATTGCTAGCTTTAATGATTCCGATCTTTGGTATCGGAAAACTACCTTCTATTGTCGCTTTGTTTATTTATTCATTATTGCCAATTTTACGAAACACTTACATTGGAATGGCTAAGGTCAACCGCAACCTAGTTGACGCTGCAAAAGGGATGGGTATGACCACCATGCAGTCGATCATGCACGTTGAAATTCCAATGGCCATGCCAATTATCATGTCTGGTATTAGACTTTCCACAATCTACGTTATTTCTTGGTCAACTCTGGCATCATATATCGGTGCCGGTGGTCTAGGTGATTTCATCTTTGATGGATTAAACCTTTACAACCCAAGCTTGATCATTG from Companilactobacillus sp. includes these protein-coding regions:
- a CDS encoding ABC transporter permease, whose protein sequence is MIDFLNQHGSELIIKTWEQIYISGLSILLGIIVAVPLGILLTRFPKTAKYIMSFTSMLQTIPSLALLALMIPIFGIGKLPSIVALFIYSLLPILRNTYIGMAKVNRNLVDAAKGMGMTTMQSIMHVEIPMAMPIIMSGIRLSTIYVISWSTLASYIGAGGLGDFIFDGLNLYNPSLIIGGTIPVTILAILSDYLLGKLEKHITPVTKRIEV
- a CDS encoding betaine/proline/choline family ABC transporter ATP-binding protein (Members of the family are the ATP-binding subunit of ABC transporters for substrates such as betaine, L-proline or other amino acids, choline, carnitine, etc. The substrate specificity is best determined from the substrate-binding subunit, rather than this subunit, as it interacts with the permease subunit and not with substrate directly.), which translates into the protein MATTREIVSFRDVAKIYRGKPAVSDVNITVKEGEFVCFIGTSGSGKTTTMRMINRMLEPSKGTIIFKGKNIKKYDPVKLRRTIGYVIQNNGLMPHMTIKDNITLVPKLLKWPQEKMDQKATELIKLAELPESYLDRYPAELSGGQQQRIGVVRALAADQDIILMDEPFGALDPITRDNLQDLVKHLQEQLGKTIVFVTHDMDEALKLATHIVIMDSGKVIQDDTPDNILQHPANNFVKNLLGEERLLQAQQNTLSVGDIMSKNPAHITLGKSLSEAIWEMSRHHVDSLLVTDDSKKLKGYIDLETINDHYSKDLSVSDIYANNLIKVRADSYLRDTSERILKQGYKYVPVVDSDNTLIGIVTRASLVNVVYDAIWGKDELENPEDANLPASITEGSEKA